The genomic DNA GGTCGCGGTGATGCACTCGGGCGTGGGCATGACGGTCGGGCTGGCGATCGGGGAGCGCACGGTCGCCGCCGCCCTCGGCCGCTGAACTGCCGCCCCGGCAAAAAGAAAGGGCTCGCGATCGCGAGCCCTTTTGCGTTGGCGGAGCGTGTCCTCAGAGCCGCTCCTGCATGATGCGGCGGTACCACTCGTGGAAGTGCTGCATGCCGTCTTCCATCGGCGACTGGTAGGGACCGGTCTCGTTCACGCCGCGCAACATCAGGGCCTTGCGGCCGGCGTCCATGCGCTCGGCGATCTCGTCGTCCTCGATCGCCGTTTCCATGTAGGCCGCGCGCTGCGCCTCGACGAACTCGCGCTCGAAGGCGGCGATTTCCTCGGGGTAGTAGAACTCGACCACGTTGACGGTTTCCTGCGGGCTCTTGGGATACAGCGTCGACAGCACCAGCACGTGCGGATACAGCTCGATCATGTGGGTCGGGAAATACGTGACCCAGACCGCGCCGAAATCGGGCGCGTCGCCGTCGCGGAACGACAGCAGGCGATCGTGCCATTGCTTGTAGACGTCCGAACCCGGCTGGGCCAGCGCGTTGTGCACGCCGACTTTCTGCAGGCTGTACCAGTCGTTGAACTCCCAGGTCAGGTCGTCGCACGTGACGAAGCGGCCCAGGCCGGGGTGGAACGGGCCGACGTGGTAGTCCTCCAGGTACACCTCGATGAAGGTCTTCCAGTTGTAGTTGCACTGGTGCACTTCGACGTGGTCCAGCACGTAATCGCCGAAGTCGAACTCGGGCCGCGCGAACAGCGGCGCCATGTCGGCGGCCGGGTCGCGCGGGCCTTCGAACAGCAGGCCATGGCAATCACGCAGGCGGAACTTCTGCAGGTTCATGCACGGCGTGGTCTCGAACTGCGGCGCGCCCAGCAGCTCGCCCTGGTTGTTGTAGGTCCAGCGGTGCAGCGGGCAGACGATGTTGCCGCCGGTGGCCTTGAGGCTGCCGTGCGAATTGCAATGGCCGGTGACGTCGCCGGCCTGGCCGCCCAGCATCAATGCCTGGCGGTGGCGGCAGACATTTGAGATGAGTTCAACGCCCTGCTGGTTGCGAACCAGCACGCGCCCTCCATTTTCCTGGGCCAAGGTGCGCCAATCCCCGACCTCGGGCACCAGCTTCTGGTGGCCGACGTACAGCGAGGATTGCTTGAAAATGAGTTCTTGCTCGCGGGCAAAGAGGGCTTCGTCAAAATAAGCACTGACGGGTAGCTGGGTGCGAGCTGGCACAACATGTGCCATCCGACCGATGTCGGTCATGATTCCCTCCGCTCGGATGAATATTTCCCCCAACGCCGCGCCCACTGTGTACTACGTACCAGCTGGGCTGACCTGCCCTCAAATGGGGGCCTCTTTCTGGGGCGGCCCGGCGTTAAAAAGCCAGGACGGCTTGAGCTTCGTCACATCCCCTGCCGCTGTTGCGACATTGTTGCGTCGCTGTTGCTTCACCACTGCTGCTTCACTATTGCGCGTTTGCGCGCTGTCGTGTTTTGCAATCGCGGTATGCAAGAGGGGTGGCTAAATCCGTTCTGGCGCGAAGAAAAATCGGTGTCTGGCCGATCAAGTAAGCCGTCAATTGTACCCCAACCCTTTTCCCCACGCCCGTGAAGATCGGTGAAGCTTAGTGAAGATCCGGCCGCGCTGGTTTGACCGCGCGCAAAACCTGAATAACCTTGCGCATCGTAGGTTTTTCAGACCAGCCTGCGGGTGGCGGGATGGCGCCGCAGCAACCAGCTGCTGGCGGCGGACAAGGCGAACACCGCCAGGGTCAACAGCGGCACGACCCAGGCGTCGCGGCGCGCGCCGCTGATGGCGCCGGCCCGGTGCGCCACATCCAGGAACACCGGATGGATCAGGTAGACCCCGAAGGTCAGCGGAGCCAGCGACGCCAATCGTGGCAGCCGCGGCGACGAGACGATGAACTGGAATGCCGCCAGCGACATGAACGGCACGGTCAGGCTGAAGTAGTCGTAGAAATAGGTGTTCAACGTTCGGTTGCTGGACATGGTGTACACGCCCAGGGCCGTGGCCGCCACGCTCGCGGCCAGCACCAGGGCCGGCCGTGGCACGCGCAGCTCGCCGTCGAAGATCTGGCGCCCGGCGACGAAATAGCCCAGGTAGGGCAGGAACCAGGTCAGGAAGAAACCGGGTTGCGCGCCGAGGGCGCGGCGATAGAGCGCATCGAGGATGGCCAGGCCCAGGATGCCCACCACCCACAGCGAACGCGAGCGCGGGCTGCTGCGCGCATACAGCAGCCGCACCAGCGGCGCGAACAGGTACAGCCCCACGATCATGTAGAGATACCAGAGGTGGTAGTAGGGTTCCCCTTGGGCGACCTTGCGCGGCCAGAAGGAGAAATCGACGTGGCCGTCGTCCCACCAGTCCAGGCCGGTGCGCCAGGCCAGGTAGAACAGGCTCCAGAACACCAGCGGCGTCAGGATCCGCGTCGCCCGCTTGCTGTAGAAGCGGCGCGCGTCCTGCGGTTTGTCGGGATCGAGCAGCAGGGCGCCGCTGACCATCACGAACACCGGCACGCACCAGCGCGCCGCCGAATCGTAGAGATTGGCGGCCAGCCAGGCGCCATTGCCAAACGCCGCCGGTTCGCTGACGATCAGGGCGGCGCTGTGCAGCAGCACCACCGCCGCGGCGGCAAGCCAGCGGGCGGCATCCAGTCGGGCGTAGCGGTCATCGGTCAAAGGCATCGGACTCCCGGAGACAAGTGAGGCGGGGGAGGGCGCGGCGGCCGTCCTCGCTTTTCACCTTAGCAGCCGGGGCGGCGCGGGTACTGTATCCAGGGGTTAGGTTGCGCATGAAAAACCGACAGGGCCGCGCGGGCGCTGTCGGTCTAGGGGCGCCCTGGGCGCAGGTTCGCGGACGTTGCGGGTCCGTGAACCTTTTGTCACGAAACGGCGGTGGCCGTCATTGCAGGACGATATTGGCCTGCTTGATCAGCTGCGACACGATGGGCTGCTCGTTCCTGATCTGCCGGGCCAATTCCGACGGGCTGCCGGAACGCGGGTCGATGCCCATCTCCAGCATGCGCTTTTTCACGGCTTCGTCCTTGAGCGTATCTGCCAGGGCCGCCTGCAGCTTTTCCAGCACCGGGGCCGGCGTGCCCTTGGGCGCCACGAAGCTGAACCAGGCGGTCATGTCGAAGCCCGCGTAGCCCTGCTCGGCCAGGGTCGGCAGTTTCGATTCGGTGGCCAGGCGGTTGGGGCTGGTGATGGCGAACACCTTGACCTTGCCGGCCTCGGCCTGCGGCATGCCGGTGGCGACCATGTCGAAGAACAGGTCGACGTCGCCGCTGATCAGCGCCGGCAGGGCCTGGGTCGCGCCCTTGAACGGCACGTGCAGGATGTCGATGCCGGCGCGTTCCTTGAACAGTTCGCCCGCCAAGTGCGACGAGGTGCCGGCGCCGAAGGTGGCAAAGGTCAGCTTGCCCGGATTCTGCTTGGCGTACGCGACCACGTCCGCCGTGCTGTTGAACGGCCGCTTGGGGCTGGACAGCAGCACCAGCGGGCCCACGCCGACCATGCCGATCGGCGCGAAACCGTCGGGATCGTAGGGCAGTTCCTTATACAGGTAGCGGTTGGTCACCAGGGTGGAGTTGGTGGCCATCAGGATGGTGTAGCCGTCCGGCGCCTCGCGCGCGACGAAGGCGGCGCCGATCGAGGTGCCGGCGCCCGCCTTGTTCTCGACGATCATGGGCTGTCCCAGCGTCTTGGCCATGCGCTCGGCCAGCACCCGGGTCAGTACGTCGGTGGCGCCGCCGGCCGGGAACGGCGATACGACCTTGATCGGACGCGACGGATAGGAATCGGCCTGGGCGCCCAGCGCGGCGACGCTGAGCAGTAAACCCGCCAGGAATGGATAGCGCTTGCGAATCATGTTTTCCCCTTGAAATCGCGTGTGTGTTAAATTCCGAATATTGGAATTTAGTTTTGTTATTCGAAATAAACTATAAAAACGAAGCGAATAGAAATGCAATCTTTTTCTGACCCCAAGCGCATTCCCCATCCCGCCGCCAAGCCCGACCAGAAGCTTGAATTGAGCGCGCCGGCGCGCCGCAAGCGGCCGGGGGCCGTGGGCGAGGGGCCGGTATCACCGGATTTCATCACCGCGCTGGCGCGCGGGCTGGAGGTGCTGCGCTGTTTCCGGCCCGGCGTGGCGGCGCTGGGCAACCTGGATCTGGCCCGCCTGACCGGCCTGCCCAAGCCCACCATCAGCCGCATTACCTACACCCTCACCGAACTGGGCTACCTGCGCTATCACCCCGATACCGGCAAGTACTCGCCCGGCTACGGCGTGCTGGCGCTGGGTTTCGGCCTGCTGGCCGGACTGGAGGTGCGCGAGTTGGCCAAGGCCTCGATGACCGATCTGGCGCGCGAGACTGGCGGCGCGGTGGCGCTGGGGGCGTTCGACGGCGATGCCATGACCTACGTCGAGGCCATCCACGGATCGTCCGCCCTGTACCTGCGGCTGCCGGTCGGCTACCGCGCCAGCCTCGACAGCGCCATGGGCCGCGCCTATCTCGCCAGCCTGCCGGCGGCCGCCTGTGCCGACGTGCTGGAACGGCTGGGGCCGGCGGCGCCGGCGCCTGCCGCCATCGAGCGCGCCCGCGCCGAACTGCGCGACACCGGCTGCTGCTTCGCGATCGGCGAGTGGCAGTCCGGCATCAACGCGGTCGCCGTGCCCTTCGTGTCGATAACGGGCGAGGGGGTGTTCGTCATGAGCTGCGGCGGGCCGGAAGGCTTGTTGCCCGAAGCCGGCCTGCGCACCCATGTGGCGCCGGCGCTGCGGGCCGCGATCGCGGGGTTGGCGGGGGCTTGCGCCTGAGACCGCGGGCGCATCGGGATGTGTCCTTGGTATCTCGTACAATTCACGGATTGATCCACCCCTAGCGCCCTCGGAGACCCGTTTGGCCAAACCCGCACAAGCCGATCCGCAGACCGACGACCGTCCCTTGCCCCAGGATTTCGAAACGGCCCTGGCCGAACTCGAATCGCTGGTCGCGGCCATGGAAGACGGTTCGCTGCCGCTCGAGCAATCGCTGGCCGCGTACCGTCGCGGCGTGGCGTTGACGCGCGTCTGCCAGGACCGCCTGGCCCAGGCCGAACAGCAGGTCAAGGTCCTCGAGGGCGACCTGCTGCGCCCGCTGGATCCGGCGGCGCTGGATGACGAATAAGAATCGGATGAAGCAAATACAACTCGCTTTCCCGGAGTGGCTGCAGGGCCGCGTGCGGCATGTCGAAGACGTGCTCGACGACCTCCTGCCGCCTGCCGACGCCGTGCCCGCCCGCCTGCACGAAGCCATGCGTTACGCCGTGCTCGGCGGCGGCAAGCGGGTGCGCGCCGCGCTGGTCTACGCCGCCGGCCAGGCCTGCCCGGTCAGCGGCAGCGTGCTGGCCGTCGAGGCCTCCCTGGACCGCGCCGCCGCGGCGGTGGAACTGATCCACGCCTACTCGCTGGTGCACGACGACCTGCCCTGCATGGACGACGACGTTCTGCGCCGCGGCCGTCCCACCACCCACGTGCAGTTCGACGAAGCCACCGC from Achromobacter xylosoxidans includes the following:
- a CDS encoding aromatic ring-hydroxylating oxygenase subunit alpha, producing MTDIGRMAHVVPARTQLPVSAYFDEALFAREQELIFKQSSLYVGHQKLVPEVGDWRTLAQENGGRVLVRNQQGVELISNVCRHRQALMLGGQAGDVTGHCNSHGSLKATGGNIVCPLHRWTYNNQGELLGAPQFETTPCMNLQKFRLRDCHGLLFEGPRDPAADMAPLFARPEFDFGDYVLDHVEVHQCNYNWKTFIEVYLEDYHVGPFHPGLGRFVTCDDLTWEFNDWYSLQKVGVHNALAQPGSDVYKQWHDRLLSFRDGDAPDFGAVWVTYFPTHMIELYPHVLVLSTLYPKSPQETVNVVEFYYPEEIAAFEREFVEAQRAAYMETAIEDDEIAERMDAGRKALMLRGVNETGPYQSPMEDGMQHFHEWYRRIMQERL
- a CDS encoding acyltransferase, with translation MPLTDDRYARLDAARWLAAAAVVLLHSAALIVSEPAAFGNGAWLAANLYDSAARWCVPVFVMVSGALLLDPDKPQDARRFYSKRATRILTPLVFWSLFYLAWRTGLDWWDDGHVDFSFWPRKVAQGEPYYHLWYLYMIVGLYLFAPLVRLLYARSSPRSRSLWVVGILGLAILDALYRRALGAQPGFFLTWFLPYLGYFVAGRQIFDGELRVPRPALVLAASVAATALGVYTMSSNRTLNTYFYDYFSLTVPFMSLAAFQFIVSSPRLPRLASLAPLTFGVYLIHPVFLDVAHRAGAISGARRDAWVVPLLTLAVFALSAASSWLLRRHPATRRLV
- a CDS encoding Bug family tripartite tricarboxylate transporter substrate binding protein, with translation MIRKRYPFLAGLLLSVAALGAQADSYPSRPIKVVSPFPAGGATDVLTRVLAERMAKTLGQPMIVENKAGAGTSIGAAFVAREAPDGYTILMATNSTLVTNRYLYKELPYDPDGFAPIGMVGVGPLVLLSSPKRPFNSTADVVAYAKQNPGKLTFATFGAGTSSHLAGELFKERAGIDILHVPFKGATQALPALISGDVDLFFDMVATGMPQAEAGKVKVFAITSPNRLATESKLPTLAEQGYAGFDMTAWFSFVAPKGTPAPVLEKLQAALADTLKDEAVKKRMLEMGIDPRSGSPSELARQIRNEQPIVSQLIKQANIVLQ
- a CDS encoding IclR family transcriptional regulator encodes the protein MQSFSDPKRIPHPAAKPDQKLELSAPARRKRPGAVGEGPVSPDFITALARGLEVLRCFRPGVAALGNLDLARLTGLPKPTISRITYTLTELGYLRYHPDTGKYSPGYGVLALGFGLLAGLEVRELAKASMTDLARETGGAVALGAFDGDAMTYVEAIHGSSALYLRLPVGYRASLDSAMGRAYLASLPAAACADVLERLGPAAPAPAAIERARAELRDTGCCFAIGEWQSGINAVAVPFVSITGEGVFVMSCGGPEGLLPEAGLRTHVAPALRAAIAGLAGACA
- a CDS encoding exodeoxyribonuclease VII small subunit; translated protein: MAKPAQADPQTDDRPLPQDFETALAELESLVAAMEDGSLPLEQSLAAYRRGVALTRVCQDRLAQAEQQVKVLEGDLLRPLDPAALDDE